In one Lolium rigidum isolate FL_2022 chromosome 3, APGP_CSIRO_Lrig_0.1, whole genome shotgun sequence genomic region, the following are encoded:
- the LOC124701488 gene encoding serine/threonine-protein kinase EDR1-like, with product MKNLFKSKIKWQHRSNDPAASSSSSSQQPPSTSPATSPSGTAPSLSTSAASAPSPTAAAAATTPTAAAGGGDDYMYSEEEFQMQLAMALSASNSDLLGDRDGDQIRDAKLMSLAAGDHRFRAAGRDDAHTAESLSRRYWDYNFLDYHEKVIDGFYDIFGPSMESSRQGKMPSLEDLQTGIGDLGFEVIVINRTIDGALQEMEQVAQCILLDFPVANIALLVQRIADLVTDNLGGPVKDANAMLARWLETSTQLRTSLHTSLLPIGCINIGLSRHRALLFKILADSVGIPCKLVKGSNYTGDEDDAVNIIKVDKEREFLVDLMAAPGTLIPADVLSWKGNSLNPNRKLGQNQMAGPSSTIGSDLVANALPLEHKGDQLPLFDNGDWISASQSGYEKEVARAPSQISSSGMPSVAAASVFDDSWTLVSRGQSDEPSTSAGTSSQQTIEYPGAGNTKNPGHQNSESENLFAELNPFGRIDAKKASVPFKGPDNRNNELQRRRENVVPSTGKPQQRLVMKNWSPYNDVSNNKQYNYVQDSFARRNIGDNVVSSSEMPRLAANNTDLNIGARNDASHPISAHNNHSFMAGSTVMKMPSVAESGKAAEKVMRGDLNKGPTDSSLENQPPFERHKWGNPAEQRVPTNSVQNQAKEREANYDGKQDHKNLLPDPKKSPLDRFMDISVPSRNLESVSPSSARSHRLDCVFDDVSECEIPWEDLVIGERIGLGSYGEVYRADWNGTEVAVKKFLDQDFYGDALDEFRSEVRIMRRLRHPNIVLFMGAVTRPPNLSIVSEYLPRGSLYKILHRPGCQIDEKRRIKMAIDVAKGMNCLHTSVPTIVHRDLKSPNLLVDNNWTVKVCDFGLSRLKHSTFLSSKSTAGTPEWMAPEVLRNEQSNEKCDVYSFGVILWELATLRMPWSGMNPMQVVGAVGFQDRRLDIPKEIDPLVARIIWECWQKDPNLRPSFAQLTTALKTVQRLVAPSHPETQSPPVSQEIWVNSSTP from the exons ATGAAGAACCTCTTCAAGAGCAAGATCAAGTGGCAGCACCGCTCCAACGACCCCGccgcttcctcttcatcctcttcgcagcAGCCGCCGTCCACCTCGCCGGCGACCTCCCCGTCGGGCACGGCGCCGTCGCTCTCCACCTCGGCGGCCTCCGCCCCgtcccctaccgccgccgccgcggcgacgACTCCGACGGCGGCGGCTGGGGGCGGGGACGACTACATGTACTCGGAGGAGGAGTTCCAGATGCAGCTCGCCATGGCGCTCTCCGCCTCCAACAGCGACCTCCTGGGGGACCGGGACGGGGACCAGATCAGGGACGCCAAGCTCATGAGCCTCGCCGCCGGGGACCACCGCTTCCGCGCCGCCGGACGGGACGACGCCCACACCGCCGAGTCGCTCTCACGGCGATACTGG GACTACAATTTTCTCGATTATCATGAGAAAGTTATTGATGGTTTCTACGACATATTTGGTCCCTCTATGGAATCCTCTAGGCAGGGGAAAATGCCATCACTAGAAGATCTTCAAACAGGCATAGGGGACCTGGGCTTTGAAGTCATTGTAATCAACCGTACCATTGATGGTGCCTTGCAAGAGATGGAGCAAGTGGCGCAGTGCATCTTGCTGGACTTTCCTGTTGCAAATATTGCACTCCTAGTGCAAAGAATAGCTGATCTTGTCACGGATAATCTGGGTGGACCTGTGAAAGATGCAAATGCCATGCTTGCAAGGTGGTTGGAGACGAGTACTCAGCTGAGAACCTCACTACATACTAGCTTGCTGCCGATTGGCTGCATAAACATAGGGCTGTCTCGCCACCGTGCCCTTCTTTTCAAG ATTCTTGCTGATAGCGTTGGCATTCCGTGCAAACTTGTCAAAGGGAGTAATTATACtggtgatgaggatgatgctGTTAACATAATAAAGGTGGACAAAGAAAG GGAGTTTTTGGTAGATCTGATGGCTGCTCCCGGTACTCTTATTCCAGCAGATGTCTTAAGTTGGAAGGGCAATTCGTTAAATCCTAACCGTAAACTTGGCCAGAATCAAATGGCTGGGCCATCAAGTACCATTGGTTCTGATCTGGTTGCTAATGCATTGCCACTTGAACATAAAGGTGATCAACTGCCTTTGTTTGACAACGGTGATTGGATATCAGCCAGTCAATCTGGATATGAGAAAGAAGTAGCCAGAGCACCTTCACAAATCTCTTCTAGTGGCATGCCATCTGTTGCTGCTGCAAGTGTTTTTGATGATTCTTGGACATTAGTTTCCCGTGGGCAATCAGACGAGCCGTCAACTTCTGCTGGTACATCGTCGCAGCAGACAATTGAATATCCTGGGGCTGGGAATACAAAAAATCCAGGTCACCAAAATTCTGAGTCTGAAAACCtatttgctgagcttaatccttttgGGCGTATTGATGCAAAGAAAGCTTCAGTACCTTTCAAAGGGCCAGATAATAGAAACAACGAGTTACAAAGGCGTAGAGAGAATGTGGTCCCTAGCACTGGAAAACCACAACAAAGATTGGTTATGAAAAATTGGTCTCCTTACAATGATGTCTCTAACAACAAGCAGTACAACTATGTTCAGGACTCATTTGCACGTAGAAATATTGGTGATAATGTCGTATCATCATCAGAGATGCCACGTTTGGCTGCAAATAATACTGATCTTAATATTGGAGCGCGTAATGATGCATCACATCCGATATCAGCTCATAATAATCACAGTTTTATGGCCGGTTCTACTGTCATGAAGATGCCTTCTGTAGCTGAGAGTGGGAAGGCTGCTGAAAAGGTGATGCGTGGTGATTTAAATAAAGGTCCTACAGATTCTAGTCTGGAAAATCAACCACCATTTGAAAGACACAAATGGGGTAATCCTGCAGAACAAAGGGTTCCAACCAACTCAGTTCAGAATCAAGCTAAAGAACGTGAGGCGAACTACGATGGAAAACAAGACCATAAAAACTTGCTTCCTGATCCAAAGAAGTCCCCACTCGACAGATTCATGGACATATCAGTCCCATCAAgaaatctggaatctgtttcaccATCCTCTGCCAGATCACACAGGCTtgattgtgtgtttgatgacgttTCTGAATGTGAAATTCCTTGGGAAGATCTTGTGATTGGTGAAAGGATTGGCTTAG GTTCATATGGGGAGGTGTACCGTGCTGATTGGAATGGAACA GAGGTAGCTGTAAAGAAATTTTTGGATCAAGATTTCTATGGCGATGCTTTGGATGAATTCCGAAGTGAA GTGCGGATTATGCGTCGGCTGCGTCATCCAAATATCGTTCTCTTTATGGGTGCTGTCACACGCCCTCCAAACTTATCTATTGTATCTGAGTATCTTCCAAG GGGAAGCTTATATAAGATCCTTCACCGTCCTGGCTGCCAAATTGATGAGAAGAGGAGGATTAAGATGGCCATTGACGTG GCCAAAGGCATGAATTGCCTCCACACTAGTGTACCGACAATTGTTCACCGGGATCTTAAATCACCAAACTTGCTGGTCGACAATAATTGGACTGTAAAG GTTTGTGATTTTGGGCTTTCACGCTTGAAGCACAGCACATTTTTATCATCCAAATCAACTGCTGGAACT CCGGAGTGGATGGCACCCGAGGTCTTGCGTAATGAGCAATCAAATGAAAA GTGCGATGTTTACAGCTTTGGCGTCATCTTGTGGGAACTAGCAACACTTAGAATGCCATGGAGTGGGATGAACCCGATGCAGGTCGTGGGAGCGGTTGGCTTCCAGGACCGAAGGCTTGACATTCCAAAGGAAATCGACCCTCTAGTTGCAAGGATTATATGGGAGTGCTGGCAGAA GGATCCGAATCTGCGCCCTTCATTCGCACAGCTAACAACTGCTCTGAAGACCGTCCAAAGGCTTGTAGCCCCCTCTCACCCAGAGACGCAGAGCCCCCCTGTGTCCCAAGAGATCTGGGTGAACTCCTCTACCCCATGA